Proteins co-encoded in one Bacillus infantis NRRL B-14911 genomic window:
- a CDS encoding sodium:solute symporter family protein, with product MSIYLAAVVIYLILMLLIGVYFAKNSVKNSDDFMVAGRSLPLFVVMGTLLATFVGSGTVVGGASFIYQYGPFAAIFNLSGGIVGAIILYFIAGKIRQVEIYTVPELLERRFGKGALYISSIIIIFAFIGITAYQFTGGAYVLQLTTGIPLEIGAIIICALVIFLTVSGGLFSVAYTDALSAVLIILGFIIGLPFALNAVGGFEGLAVSLPEVNKSWNGGLTFPQLIGYFLPLFLLVLGDQNMYQRFSAAKDPDVARKSTIGFIVGCIFVISLTIMLATTSIVLFPEIAPDTAILSLAIDGVPMVIGLLILCAAVAFIITTATSYLLSASGNIIRDLIQRSSKNEFSESKLLWLNRIIVVVLGVLAYVLGQFFPSVLAIQMYSYTMYGASLTPAILATVMWKGATKAGVLSSMIVGGFATMLWEIGLDRPLGWNSVLFALPLSVLTLIIVSLLTKNKNASADHNQTGQYNL from the coding sequence TTGAGTATATATTTAGCAGCTGTTGTTATCTATTTAATTTTAATGCTCTTGATTGGTGTGTATTTTGCCAAGAATTCAGTGAAGAACAGCGATGATTTTATGGTTGCAGGACGGAGCTTGCCTTTATTTGTTGTGATGGGGACACTGCTGGCCACATTTGTTGGATCAGGGACCGTGGTGGGCGGTGCCAGCTTTATCTATCAATACGGTCCATTTGCCGCTATTTTTAATCTGTCCGGCGGGATTGTAGGGGCAATCATCTTATATTTTATCGCAGGAAAGATCCGGCAGGTTGAAATCTATACTGTGCCGGAATTATTGGAGCGGCGCTTCGGAAAGGGAGCCCTCTATATATCTTCTATTATCATTATTTTTGCTTTTATTGGAATTACCGCTTATCAGTTCACAGGCGGAGCATATGTCCTGCAGCTGACTACCGGCATTCCTTTGGAGATTGGCGCCATTATTATATGTGCACTAGTCATCTTTTTGACGGTTAGCGGGGGATTGTTCTCTGTAGCTTATACGGATGCCCTTAGCGCCGTATTGATTATTCTCGGGTTTATTATAGGACTTCCTTTTGCTTTAAATGCCGTCGGCGGATTTGAGGGTCTGGCGGTATCCTTGCCGGAAGTGAATAAAAGCTGGAATGGCGGATTAACTTTTCCGCAGCTGATCGGCTACTTCCTGCCGCTGTTTTTACTCGTATTAGGGGACCAAAACATGTATCAGCGATTTTCTGCGGCGAAGGATCCGGATGTAGCCCGCAAATCGACGATCGGATTTATTGTTGGCTGTATTTTCGTCATCAGTTTGACCATCATGCTCGCTACAACCTCGATTGTTCTGTTCCCGGAGATTGCGCCTGACACGGCTATTCTGTCTCTGGCAATCGATGGAGTGCCAATGGTCATTGGGCTCCTGATTTTATGTGCGGCTGTTGCTTTTATTATTACCACAGCAACTTCTTATCTGTTATCTGCCTCCGGCAATATCATCCGTGATCTGATTCAGCGTTCTAGTAAAAATGAGTTCTCAGAAAGCAAATTATTATGGCTGAACCGTATCATTGTCGTGGTATTAGGTGTCCTTGCTTATGTGTTAGGCCAGTTCTTCCCGAGCGTATTAGCTATCCAGATGTATTCCTATACGATGTATGGAGCTTCTCTCACTCCTGCCATCCTTGCGACCGTCATGTGGAAAGGCGCCACAAAAGCAGGTGTGCTGAGTTCCATGATTGTCGGCGGTTTCGCAACCATGCTGTGGGAGATAGGGCTGGACAGGCCATTAGGCTGGAATAGTGTTCTTTTCGCCCTGCCATTATCGGTGCTGACTCTGATCATTGTCAGCCTGCTTACCAAAAACAAGAATGCTTCAGCCGACCATAATCAAACTGGCCAATATAATCTGTAA
- a CDS encoding M24 family metallopeptidase: protein MDTSKRIKKLGNYMEEHSISAAFVFNPDHQFYLTGFKALIYSRPIIFHLQHEKPSMIVPGLEETHAKESGSIDDVLVYYEHPNAERVEKTHAEYIQVLAKQSPDGAKIGVDLSFIPGEILLSLQELGYQVVDIGAVIYKMRFVKDAEEIHMLEQAGQLVNLAVSKSLTRIGIGVTEMEIDAAGNAAVFEAASTQYPDAVLDLVVMSPSGLTRSIMPHVFSNTRKIEAGDVIIHSRQVGLNGYRAELERTVIVGKPTAEQQKAFEAAIEAQQRAIDFIKPGVKLSEVDKAARQVFEQAGLEKFAIHRTGHGIGVSAHEQPFLRYDHHEIVEEGMAFSIEPGIYIPGVGGFRHSDTVLITSDGCRLITEYPRDMESLLF from the coding sequence ATGGATACATCCAAAAGGATAAAAAAATTGGGAAACTATATGGAGGAACACTCGATATCTGCTGCTTTTGTTTTTAATCCGGATCATCAATTTTACTTAACGGGTTTTAAAGCTTTAATTTATTCAAGGCCCATTATCTTTCATCTGCAGCATGAAAAACCGTCGATGATTGTTCCCGGGCTTGAGGAAACCCATGCAAAAGAAAGCGGAAGCATTGATGATGTGCTTGTGTATTATGAGCACCCAAATGCTGAAAGAGTGGAGAAAACACACGCCGAGTATATCCAGGTCTTGGCAAAGCAAAGTCCTGATGGGGCAAAGATCGGTGTGGATCTATCGTTTATCCCTGGAGAGATTCTTTTATCCCTCCAAGAACTAGGCTACCAGGTGGTGGATATCGGGGCAGTTATTTATAAAATGCGGTTTGTTAAAGATGCGGAAGAGATTCATATGCTTGAACAGGCAGGGCAATTAGTGAATCTTGCGGTAAGTAAATCATTAACGAGAATCGGCATAGGAGTAACCGAGATGGAAATCGACGCAGCGGGAAATGCGGCTGTTTTTGAAGCTGCCTCTACTCAATACCCTGATGCCGTCCTTGATCTAGTGGTGATGTCTCCCTCTGGATTAACAAGAAGCATTATGCCGCATGTGTTCTCTAATACCAGAAAAATTGAAGCAGGGGATGTTATCATCCATAGCAGGCAGGTTGGTCTGAATGGATACCGCGCAGAATTAGAGAGAACGGTCATCGTCGGAAAACCCACAGCAGAGCAGCAAAAAGCATTCGAAGCCGCTATAGAGGCACAGCAGCGTGCTATCGATTTTATTAAACCAGGTGTTAAATTATCAGAAGTAGATAAAGCCGCCCGCCAGGTATTTGAACAGGCAGGGCTCGAAAAATTTGCCATCCACCGGACCGGGCATGGTATTGGCGTCTCAGCGCATGAACAGCCATTCCTGCGGTATGACCACCATGAAATTGTGGAAGAAGGCATGGCCTTTTCAATTGAACCGGGAATCTATATTCCTGGTGTGGGCGGCTTCAGGCATTCCGATACGGTTTTAATCACATCTGATGGCTGCCGATTGATTACGGAATATCCGCGTGATATGGAGTCTTTGCTTTTTTAA
- a CDS encoding HNH endonuclease signature motif containing protein: protein MKNADIISCICDSIEKGHLNSGSELIKSYYPFQKVEYIKRTYTKADMLSIFQRDHFIDRYSGEKLIFPPVLRILSILYPEDFPFHTNWRYSECHPAYWDLLCTIDHIVPVTKGGSNHKENLVTTSMKRNSAKANFTLEELDWKLQTLDLAEPWDGKLNWFVKMVNENLALLNVSYIRQWNYAVKKGL, encoded by the coding sequence ATGAAAAATGCCGATATCATTTCTTGTATTTGTGATTCAATTGAAAAAGGACATCTTAATTCAGGTTCAGAACTGATTAAATCCTATTATCCATTCCAAAAGGTCGAATATATAAAAAGAACATATACAAAAGCAGATATGTTGAGCATCTTCCAGCGAGATCATTTCATAGACCGCTATAGTGGAGAAAAATTAATTTTTCCGCCGGTATTGAGGATCCTTTCAATATTATACCCCGAAGATTTTCCTTTTCATACCAATTGGAGATACAGTGAGTGTCACCCCGCTTATTGGGATTTATTATGCACTATTGACCATATAGTGCCTGTTACAAAAGGAGGTAGCAATCATAAGGAAAACCTTGTTACTACCTCCATGAAGAGAAACAGTGCAAAGGCCAATTTTACTTTAGAAGAATTGGATTGGAAATTACAGACTCTTGATTTAGCAGAGCCGTGGGACGGAAAGTTAAACTGGTTTGTGAAAATGGTAAATGAAAATCTAGCCCTTTTAAACGTCTCTTATATTAGGCAATGGAACTATGCAGTTAAAAAAGGATTGTAA
- a CDS encoding excalibur calcium-binding domain-containing protein, translating into MNAEAKTTSAAKTYKNCTELNKDYKGGVARSSSAKNKGGKTKYKPYVSQALYDANKSKDRDGDSIACEK; encoded by the coding sequence ATGAACGCAGAAGCAAAAACAACGAGTGCCGCCAAAACCTATAAAAACTGCACAGAATTAAACAAAGATTATAAAGGCGGAGTAGCCCGTTCTTCTTCTGCAAAAAACAAGGGTGGAAAGACAAAATATAAACCATATGTATCCCAGGCTTTGTATGATGCAAATAAATCAAAGGACCGCGATGGAGACAGTATAGCTTGCGAAAAATAA
- a CDS encoding sensor domain-containing diguanylate cyclase — MMNIQFAQGFGLGALTVLLSVIYVFRRWKKKETDSFKNHESYMHVIENTKDFLYYCQVYPELQFKYLGPSAECFFGEGSNADAYQDAGVAFRDIHPEDMDILQKKVHGQVDFNQAIVQRWKDKDGNYRWFEEYATPIYENGVLVALQGVVRNIDERKKLEETLTYRIAHDALTDIYNREFFEQMMEKYNEREDTAAAIILCDLDGLKCLNDNHGHKTGDFLIKETAHLLERFFTEDAYVSRIGGDEFAVILLKKEKEQVELLAEKLAEEISRYNESSQEVKINLSIGFAFSENSRGVMERLFVEADNHMYQHKRTKKGA; from the coding sequence ATGATGAACATACAATTTGCACAAGGTTTTGGATTAGGGGCACTGACTGTTTTATTGAGTGTGATTTATGTTTTCAGAAGATGGAAAAAGAAAGAAACGGACTCTTTTAAAAATCATGAAAGCTATATGCATGTGATCGAAAACACCAAGGATTTTCTTTATTATTGCCAAGTCTATCCGGAGCTGCAATTCAAATATCTTGGTCCTTCAGCTGAATGCTTTTTCGGCGAAGGATCCAATGCGGATGCCTATCAGGACGCTGGTGTTGCCTTCAGGGATATTCACCCGGAGGATATGGATATTCTCCAAAAAAAAGTCCATGGACAGGTGGATTTCAATCAAGCAATCGTTCAGCGCTGGAAAGATAAAGACGGCAACTATCGATGGTTTGAAGAGTATGCGACTCCCATATATGAAAATGGGGTGCTGGTTGCTCTTCAAGGAGTGGTGCGGAATATCGATGAGAGAAAAAAGCTGGAGGAGACATTGACATATCGAATCGCCCATGATGCGTTGACAGACATATATAACCGTGAATTCTTCGAGCAAATGATGGAGAAATATAATGAACGTGAGGATACAGCTGCAGCCATCATTTTGTGTGATTTGGACGGTCTGAAATGTTTAAATGACAACCACGGACACAAAACAGGGGATTTTCTAATTAAAGAAACAGCACATCTATTAGAACGCTTTTTTACAGAGGATGCTTATGTTTCCAGGATTGGAGGAGATGAATTTGCCGTCATTCTTTTAAAAAAGGAAAAAGAACAGGTGGAGTTACTGGCCGAAAAGCTAGCTGAAGAGATTAGCAGGTATAATGAAAGCAGCCAGGAAGTCAAAATCAACCTATCAATAGGCTTTGCGTTCAGTGAAAATTCCCGAGGCGTAATGGAACGCTTATTTGTTGAAGCGGATAACCATATGTATCAGCATAAAAGAACGAAAAAAGGTGCCTGA
- a CDS encoding DmpA family aminopeptidase: MPAKKRIRDYGVKIGTLQTGPRNSITDVEGVTVGHTTLSDGAKQTGVTAIVPHPGNLFKEKLIAATHVINGFGKSMGTIQINELGTLESPIILTNTLGIGTAADALIQYMLESNPEIGRTTGTVNPVVCECNDMFLNDIRAGFIEREHVFQALQNASAEVEEGTAGAGTGMLCYSLKGGIGTASRVMEMDHGTYTLGVLVLTNFGGLKDLRVNGKAVGVELSEAIQAKEEQDKGSVIIIVATDLPVSERQLNRIIKRTVTGLSRTGSIIGTGSGEVVIGFSTAAKIPHEKPADRLTFSIIHEEDIDLAFRAAGDATEEAVLNSLAAATRVVGRNGNVRPALSDLLRENGIRLV, translated from the coding sequence ATGCCTGCCAAAAAAAGAATCAGAGACTATGGAGTAAAAATAGGAACCCTTCAGACAGGTCCGCGCAATAGCATCACAGATGTGGAAGGCGTAACCGTGGGGCATACGACGCTGAGCGATGGTGCCAAACAAACCGGTGTCACAGCGATTGTGCCGCATCCGGGGAATCTTTTTAAAGAAAAGCTGATCGCCGCAACCCATGTGATCAACGGGTTTGGGAAGAGTATGGGAACAATTCAGATCAATGAGCTGGGTACGCTTGAATCCCCGATCATCCTGACCAACACGCTCGGCATCGGTACAGCGGCAGATGCTTTGATTCAGTATATGCTGGAGTCTAATCCCGAAATCGGCCGGACGACTGGAACGGTAAATCCGGTGGTGTGTGAATGCAATGATATGTTTTTGAATGATATCAGGGCTGGGTTTATAGAGCGGGAGCATGTTTTCCAGGCACTGCAGAATGCCTCGGCCGAGGTGGAAGAGGGAACGGCTGGAGCCGGGACCGGCATGCTTTGCTATTCGCTGAAGGGCGGGATCGGGACAGCTTCAAGGGTAATGGAGATGGACCATGGGACATATACATTGGGCGTTCTCGTGCTGACGAATTTCGGCGGTTTAAAGGATCTGCGGGTGAATGGGAAAGCGGTCGGGGTAGAGCTGAGTGAGGCTATCCAAGCTAAGGAGGAGCAGGATAAAGGTTCAGTTATCATCATTGTGGCTACAGATCTGCCTGTGTCAGAGAGGCAGCTAAATCGAATTATTAAAAGGACGGTTACAGGATTGTCCCGGACGGGGTCAATCATCGGGACGGGAAGCGGCGAGGTTGTCATCGGGTTTTCGACTGCTGCGAAAATCCCTCATGAAAAACCGGCAGATCGCCTGACCTTTTCTATAATACATGAAGAGGATATCGATCTGGCCTTCAGGGCGGCAGGCGATGCAACGGAAGAAGCTGTCCTGAATTCTTTGGCAGCGGCAACACGGGTGGTGGGCCGGAATGGGAATGTGCGGCCGGCTTTGAGTGATTTGCTGCGGGAGAATGGTATCCGGCTGGTGTAA